A single genomic interval of Nycticebus coucang isolate mNycCou1 chromosome 21, mNycCou1.pri, whole genome shotgun sequence harbors:
- the ZGPAT gene encoding zinc finger CCCH-type with G patch domain-containing protein: MDEENLETALQTYYAQLQQVELALGAGLDPSEQADLRQLQGDLKELIELTEASLVSIRKSKLLAALDGQHPARDDADYLPFQKAVAEVVEGSAVPGGELETVPKTEAGPEPSTGGQEEEEAEDSNDDDNDNEEGLSGTKVNAPYYSSWGTLEYHSAMVVGAEEAADGSAGVRVLYLYPTHKSLKPCPFFLEGKCRFKEHCRFSHGQVVSLDELRPFQDPDLSSLKAGSACLAKHQDGLWHSARITDVDSGYYTVKFDSLLLKEAVVEGDSILPPLRTEAAESSDSDGGGTDDSSYARVVESGNADAGTCSSAFAGWEVHTRGIGSRLLAKMGYEFGKGLGRHAEGRVEPIHAVVLPRGKSLDQCAKALQKRPIGSKAGASRPPKCRGRRGQPGDRPPPRTVFDFLNEKLQGQTSGAQEAGEAPPGRKSKDIYHASKSAKRALSLQLFQTEEKIERTQRDIRGIQEALARNAGRHSVAAAQLEEKLAGAQRQLGQLRAQEAGLQREQRKADTHKKMTEF, from the exons ATGGACGAGGAGAACCTGGAGACTGCACTGCAGACCTACTATGCACAGCTGCAGCAGGTGGAGCTGGCCCTGGGCGCTGGCCTGGACCCATCCGAGCAGGCGGACCTACGCCAGCTGCAGGGGGACCTGAAAGAGCTGATCGAGCTCACTGAGGCAAGCCTGGTGTCTATCCGGAAGAGCAAGCTGCTGGCCGCCCTGGATGGACAGCACCCGGCCCGGGACGATGCCGACTACCTGCCTTTCCAGAAGGCCGTTGCTGAGGTGGTGGAGGGGTCAGCAGTCCCTGGGGGAGAACTGGAGACTGTTCCTAAAACGGAGGCAGGGCCAGAGCCCTCCACAggtgggcaggaggaggaagaggcagaagaTAGCAACGACGACGACAATGACAATGAGGAAGGGTTGAGCGGGACGAAGGTGAACGCGCCCTACTACAGCTCGTGGGGCACCCTGGAGTACCACAGCGCCATGGTCGTGGGGGCCGAGGAGGCGGCCGACGGCTCTGCTGGGGTGCGGGTGCTGTACCTCTATCCCACGCACAAGTCCCTGAAGCCCTGCCCGTTTTTCCTGGAGGGGAAATGCCGCTTCAAGGAGCACTGCAG GTTCTCCCATGGGCAAGTGGTCTCTCTGGATGAACTGCGCCCTTTCCAGGACCCAGACCTGAGCTCCTTAAAGGCTGGCTCTGCATGTCTGGCCAAGCACCAGGATGGCCTCTGGCACTCAGCCCGGATTACCG ATGTGGACAGTGGCTACTACACAGTCAAGTTCGACTCACTGCTGCTGAAGGAGGCAGTGGTGGAGGGTGACAGCATCCTGCCTCCGTTACGCACGGAGGCTGCAGAGTCCTCTGACTCAGATGGCGGCGGCACAGATGACTCCAGCTATGCTCGAG TGGTGGAGTCAGGCAATGCAGATGCTGGGACCTGCAGCTCCGCCTTTGCCGGCTGGGAGGTACACACGCGGGGCATCGGCTCCAGACTCCTCGCCAAGATGGGTTATGAGTTTGGCAAGG GTCTGGGCCGGCACGCGGAAGGCCGGGTGGAGCCCATCCATGCTGTAGTGCTGCCTCGAGGGAAGTCACTGGACCAGTGTGCAAAGGCTCTGCAGAAGCGGCCCATAGGCAGCAAGGCTGGTGCCAGCAGGCCCCCCAAATGCCGGGGGAGGAGGGGCCAGCCTGGGGACCGCCCTCCACCTCGGACCGTGTTTGACTTCCTGAACGAAAAGCTGCAGGGCCAGACTTCTGGGGCCCAGGAGGCTGGAGAGGCCCCCCCAGGGAGGAAGAGCAAGGACATATATCATGCCAGCAAGAGTGCCAAGCGGGCCCTGAGCCTGCAGCTTTTCCAGACTGAGGAGAAGATTGAGCGGACCCAGCGGGACATCCGGGGTATCCAGGAGGCCCTCGCTCGCAATGCTGGCCG GCACAGTGTAGCAGCAGCCCAGCTGGAGGAGAAGCTAGCCGGAGCCCAGCGGCAGCTGGGGCAGTTGCGGGCCCAGGAGGCAGGCCTACAGCGGGAGCAGAGGAAGGCAGACACACACAAGAAGATGACTGAGTTCTAG
- the LIME1 gene encoding lck-interacting transmembrane adapter 1 isoform X1 has product MLPLLWSSFPAPMGPGRAPSTSSLPQEPWPEVERLHRMGLLVLSAPPALWVLACCTLFLWLWALCTACGRKRGRRRCARLQGSVMPAEVALLRQTQLRSLSKSDSRLHELYVGPQGCRAQRPVSMDLHPCWLEVSRDFQRLQAAPSAFPHQELPQGPPTATPSAGPLATYSNLGLAASSVATEYACVQKLKITQRAPQELQQASAEVSPAAQVDILYSRVCKPKRKDLASTTDPPDPKSRGAIMALESDLAYEALPLKGLGMDHRPLENVYESIQEMRAQEWPEPPALAISISGHKQDTWAPCFHRPQPKAGLEATPCPEYSSPQFFPSERGPAPLPS; this is encoded by the exons ATGCTTCCATTGCTGTGGTCATCCTTCCCAGCTCCGATGGGGCCAGGCAGAGCACCTTCCACCAGCTCACTTCCCCAGGAGCCCTGGCCAGAGGTGGAAAG GCTTCACAGGATGGGGCTGCTGGTGCTCTCAGCCCCTCCTGCCCTCTGGGTCCTAGCATGCTGCACTCTGTTCCTCTGGCTGTGGGCACTGTGCACAGCCTGTGGCAG GAAGCGGGGGCGGAGGCGGTGTGCCAGGCTGCAGGGCAGCGTGATGCCAGCGGAAGTG GCACTGCTGAGACAGACCCAGCTTCGTTCCCTCAGCAAGTCAGACTCCAGACTGCACGAGTTGTATGTGGGGCCCCAAGGCTGCAGAG cccagcgCCCTGTCAGCATGGATCTACACCCTTGCTGGCTGGAGGTGTCCAGAGATTTCCAAAGGCTGCAAGCAGCCCCCTCTGCCTTCCCACACCAGGAGCTGCCCCAGGGCCCACCTACTGCCACACCCTCCGCTGGCCCCTTGGCCACCTATTCCAACCTGGGCCTGGCAGCCAGCTCTGTGGCAACTGAGTATGCCTGCGTGCAGAAGCTCAAGATAACCCAGAGGGCCCCCCAAGAACTGCAGCAGGCTAGTGCTGAGGTGTCCCCAGCTGCTCAG GTGGACATCCTGTACTCTAGGGTGTGCAAGCCTAAAAGGAAGGACTTAGCATCCACTACAGACCCGCCGGACCCCAAGAGCAGGGGAGCAATCATGGCCCTGGAGAGTGACTTGGCCTACGAGGCTCTCCCACTTAAGGGCCTGGGTATGGACCACAGACCCCTGGAAAACGTGTATGAGAGCATCCAGGAGATGAGGGCCCAGGAATGGCCAGAGCCCCCAGCTCTGGCTATTAGCATTAGTGGACATAAACAGGACACCTGGGCCCCCTGCTTCCACCGGCCTCAGCCCAAGGCAGGATTGGAGGCCACTCCCTGCCCGGAATACTCAAGTCCCCAATTCTTTCCTTCAGAGCGAGGCCCAGCCCCCCTCCCCAGCTGA
- the LIME1 gene encoding lck-interacting transmembrane adapter 1 isoform X3, translating to MGPGRAPSTSSLPQEPWPEVERLHRMGLLVLSAPPALWVLACCTLFLWLWALCTACGRKRGRRRCARLQGSVMPAEVALLRQTQLRSLSKSDSRLHELYVGPQGCRAQRPVSMDLHPCWLEVSRDFQRLQAAPSAFPHQELPQGPPTATPSAGPLATYSNLGLAASSVATEYACVQKLKITQRAPQELQQASAEVSPAAQVDILYSRVCKPKRKDLASTTDPPDPKSRGAIMALESDLAYEALPLKGLGMDHRPLENVYESIQEMRAQEWPEPPALAISISGHKQDTWAPCFHRPQPKAGLEATPCPEYSSPQFFPSERGPAPLPS from the exons ATGGGGCCAGGCAGAGCACCTTCCACCAGCTCACTTCCCCAGGAGCCCTGGCCAGAGGTGGAAAG GCTTCACAGGATGGGGCTGCTGGTGCTCTCAGCCCCTCCTGCCCTCTGGGTCCTAGCATGCTGCACTCTGTTCCTCTGGCTGTGGGCACTGTGCACAGCCTGTGGCAG GAAGCGGGGGCGGAGGCGGTGTGCCAGGCTGCAGGGCAGCGTGATGCCAGCGGAAGTG GCACTGCTGAGACAGACCCAGCTTCGTTCCCTCAGCAAGTCAGACTCCAGACTGCACGAGTTGTATGTGGGGCCCCAAGGCTGCAGAG cccagcgCCCTGTCAGCATGGATCTACACCCTTGCTGGCTGGAGGTGTCCAGAGATTTCCAAAGGCTGCAAGCAGCCCCCTCTGCCTTCCCACACCAGGAGCTGCCCCAGGGCCCACCTACTGCCACACCCTCCGCTGGCCCCTTGGCCACCTATTCCAACCTGGGCCTGGCAGCCAGCTCTGTGGCAACTGAGTATGCCTGCGTGCAGAAGCTCAAGATAACCCAGAGGGCCCCCCAAGAACTGCAGCAGGCTAGTGCTGAGGTGTCCCCAGCTGCTCAG GTGGACATCCTGTACTCTAGGGTGTGCAAGCCTAAAAGGAAGGACTTAGCATCCACTACAGACCCGCCGGACCCCAAGAGCAGGGGAGCAATCATGGCCCTGGAGAGTGACTTGGCCTACGAGGCTCTCCCACTTAAGGGCCTGGGTATGGACCACAGACCCCTGGAAAACGTGTATGAGAGCATCCAGGAGATGAGGGCCCAGGAATGGCCAGAGCCCCCAGCTCTGGCTATTAGCATTAGTGGACATAAACAGGACACCTGGGCCCCCTGCTTCCACCGGCCTCAGCCCAAGGCAGGATTGGAGGCCACTCCCTGCCCGGAATACTCAAGTCCCCAATTCTTTCCTTCAGAGCGAGGCCCAGCCCCCCTCCCCAGCTGA
- the LIME1 gene encoding lck-interacting transmembrane adapter 1 isoform X2: MLHSVPLAVGTVHSLWQALLRQTQLRSLSKSDSRLHELYVGPQGCRAQRPVSMDLHPCWLEVSRDFQRLQAAPSAFPHQELPQGPPTATPSAGPLATYSNLGLAASSVATEYACVQKLKITQRAPQELQQASAEVSPAAQVDILYSRVCKPKRKDLASTTDPPDPKSRGAIMALESDLAYEALPLKGLGMDHRPLENVYESIQEMRAQEWPEPPALAISISGHKQDTWAPCFHRPQPKAGLEATPCPEYSSPQFFPSERGPAPLPS; this comes from the exons ATGCTGCACTCTGTTCCTCTGGCTGTGGGCACTGTGCACAGCCTGTGGCAG GCACTGCTGAGACAGACCCAGCTTCGTTCCCTCAGCAAGTCAGACTCCAGACTGCACGAGTTGTATGTGGGGCCCCAAGGCTGCAGAG cccagcgCCCTGTCAGCATGGATCTACACCCTTGCTGGCTGGAGGTGTCCAGAGATTTCCAAAGGCTGCAAGCAGCCCCCTCTGCCTTCCCACACCAGGAGCTGCCCCAGGGCCCACCTACTGCCACACCCTCCGCTGGCCCCTTGGCCACCTATTCCAACCTGGGCCTGGCAGCCAGCTCTGTGGCAACTGAGTATGCCTGCGTGCAGAAGCTCAAGATAACCCAGAGGGCCCCCCAAGAACTGCAGCAGGCTAGTGCTGAGGTGTCCCCAGCTGCTCAG GTGGACATCCTGTACTCTAGGGTGTGCAAGCCTAAAAGGAAGGACTTAGCATCCACTACAGACCCGCCGGACCCCAAGAGCAGGGGAGCAATCATGGCCCTGGAGAGTGACTTGGCCTACGAGGCTCTCCCACTTAAGGGCCTGGGTATGGACCACAGACCCCTGGAAAACGTGTATGAGAGCATCCAGGAGATGAGGGCCCAGGAATGGCCAGAGCCCCCAGCTCTGGCTATTAGCATTAGTGGACATAAACAGGACACCTGGGCCCCCTGCTTCCACCGGCCTCAGCCCAAGGCAGGATTGGAGGCCACTCCCTGCCCGGAATACTCAAGTCCCCAATTCTTTCCTTCAGAGCGAGGCCCAGCCCCCCTCCCCAGCTGA
- the SLC2A4RG gene encoding SLC2A4 regulator isoform X1 produces the protein MEAERPPAPGPGCGRLPTRAAGRDPSALQAEAPWAHAEGPGPRAAAVTVPMPPQEPAAGSGRADSELALPQEPEPRAADLGVPGTWAGAATAELPTPSAHIPVPTQRATPEKARLDEVMAAAALTSLSTSPLLLGAPVTAFSPEPGLEPWKEALVQPPGSYSSSNSGEWCWDLASDQSSPSTPSPPLPPEAAHFLFGEPTLRKRKSSAQVMFQCLWKSCGKVLSTASGMQRHIRLVHLGRQAEPEQSDGEEDFYYTELDIGVATLTDRLYSLTPVSPTASMPPVFPRLELPELLEPPALPGLLQPLTLNPHPMLTSVGAPQACHRDHACQVGETIGGSWGQISGRSGSLQRNEVRACVPALATRMGMSLRKPRGDAKKCRKVYGMDHRDMWCTACRWKKACQRFLD, from the exons ATGGAGGCCGAGCGCCCCCCAGCGCCGGGCCCGGGCTGCGGGCGTCTTCCGACTCGTGCCGCCGGCCGGGACCCCAGCGCGCTGCAGGCCGAGGCGCCGTGGGCGCACGCCGAGGGCCCAGGCCCGCGTGCCGCGGCCGTGACGGTGCCCATGCCGCCACAG GAACCTGCGGCTGGCAGCGGCCGTGCTGACTCGGAGCTTGCGCTGCCGCAAGAGCCAGAGCCGCGGGCCGCGGACCTCGGGGTCCCAGGTACGTGGGCAGGAGCGGCTACGGCGGAACTCCCTACTCCTTCCGCGCACATCCCAGTGCCAACGCAGAG AGCCACCCCAGAAAAAGCCCGGCTGGATGAGGTCATGGCTGCTGCAGCCCTTACAAGCCTGTCCACCAGCCCCCTCCTCCTGGGGGCCCCAGTCACAGCCTTCAGCCCAG AGCCCGGCTTGGAGCCCTGGAAGGAGGCCCTGGTGCAGCCCCCAGGCAGctacagcagcagcaacagtggAGAGTGGTGCTGGGACCTGGCCAGTGACCAGTCCTCTCCATCCACTCCATCACCCCCGCTGCCCCCTGAGGCAGCCCACTTTCTCTTTGGGGAACCTAccctgaggaagaggaag AGCTCTGCCCAGGTCATGTTCCAGTGTCTGTGGAAGAGCTGCGGGAAGGTGCTGAGCACGGCATCAGGGATGCAGAGGCACATCCGCCTGGTGCACCTGGG GAGGCAGGCAGAGCCAGAGCAGAGTGACGGTGAAGAAGACTTCTATTACACAGAGCTGGACATTGGTGTGGCTACTCTAACTGACAGGCTGTATAGCCTGACCCCAGTGTCTCCTACGGCCTCCATGCCACCTGTCTTCCCCCGCCTGGAGCTGCCAGaactcctggagcccccagccctgcctggccTACTGCAGCCACTCACCTTGAACCCACACCCCATGTTGACCTCTGTGGGCGCCCCCCAGGCATGCCACCGTGACCATGCCTGCCAAGTGGGCGAGACCATAGGGGGAAGCTGGGGACAGATCTCCGGGCGCTCTGGAAGCCTGCAGCGCAATGAGGTCAGAGCCTGCGTGCCAGCCCTTGCCACTAGGATGGGCATGAGCCTGAG GAAGCCCCGTGGCGACGCTAAGAAGTGCCGGAAGGTGTATGGTATGGATCACCGGGACATGTGGTGCACGGCCTGCCGCTGGAAGAAGGCCTGCCAGCGGTTCCTGGACTGA
- the SLC2A4RG gene encoding SLC2A4 regulator isoform X2 — MEAERPPAPGPGCGRLPTRAAGRDPSALQAEAPWAHAEGPGPRAAAVTVPMPPQEPAAGSGRADSELALPQEPEPRAADLGVPGTWAGAATAELPTPSAHIPVPTQRATPEKARLDEVMAAAALTSLSTSPLLLGAPVTAFSPEPGLEPWKEALVQPPGSYSSSNSGEWCWDLASDQSSPSTPSPPLPPEAAHFLFGEPTLRKRKSSAQVMFQCLWKSCGKVLSTASGMQRHIRLVHLGRQAEPEQSDGEEDFYYTELDIGVATLTDRLYSLTPVSPTASMPPVFPRLELPELLEPPALPGLLQPLTLNPHPMLTSVGAPQACHRDHACQVGETIGGSWGQISGRSGSLQRNEEAPWRR, encoded by the exons ATGGAGGCCGAGCGCCCCCCAGCGCCGGGCCCGGGCTGCGGGCGTCTTCCGACTCGTGCCGCCGGCCGGGACCCCAGCGCGCTGCAGGCCGAGGCGCCGTGGGCGCACGCCGAGGGCCCAGGCCCGCGTGCCGCGGCCGTGACGGTGCCCATGCCGCCACAG GAACCTGCGGCTGGCAGCGGCCGTGCTGACTCGGAGCTTGCGCTGCCGCAAGAGCCAGAGCCGCGGGCCGCGGACCTCGGGGTCCCAGGTACGTGGGCAGGAGCGGCTACGGCGGAACTCCCTACTCCTTCCGCGCACATCCCAGTGCCAACGCAGAG AGCCACCCCAGAAAAAGCCCGGCTGGATGAGGTCATGGCTGCTGCAGCCCTTACAAGCCTGTCCACCAGCCCCCTCCTCCTGGGGGCCCCAGTCACAGCCTTCAGCCCAG AGCCCGGCTTGGAGCCCTGGAAGGAGGCCCTGGTGCAGCCCCCAGGCAGctacagcagcagcaacagtggAGAGTGGTGCTGGGACCTGGCCAGTGACCAGTCCTCTCCATCCACTCCATCACCCCCGCTGCCCCCTGAGGCAGCCCACTTTCTCTTTGGGGAACCTAccctgaggaagaggaag AGCTCTGCCCAGGTCATGTTCCAGTGTCTGTGGAAGAGCTGCGGGAAGGTGCTGAGCACGGCATCAGGGATGCAGAGGCACATCCGCCTGGTGCACCTGGG GAGGCAGGCAGAGCCAGAGCAGAGTGACGGTGAAGAAGACTTCTATTACACAGAGCTGGACATTGGTGTGGCTACTCTAACTGACAGGCTGTATAGCCTGACCCCAGTGTCTCCTACGGCCTCCATGCCACCTGTCTTCCCCCGCCTGGAGCTGCCAGaactcctggagcccccagccctgcctggccTACTGCAGCCACTCACCTTGAACCCACACCCCATGTTGACCTCTGTGGGCGCCCCCCAGGCATGCCACCGTGACCATGCCTGCCAAGTGGGCGAGACCATAGGGGGAAGCTGGGGACAGATCTCCGGGCGCTCTGGAAGCCTGCAGCGCAATGAG GAAGCCCCGTGGCGACGCTAA